Part of the Musa acuminata AAA Group cultivar baxijiao chromosome BXJ2-7, Cavendish_Baxijiao_AAA, whole genome shotgun sequence genome is shown below.
TGCCAATGATGGTAATGCAGTGCCATCGCTTCCCTCAACAACAATCACAACACGCAACACTACCACCTACACATTCCTTCGTCATTGCCCACAGTAAGTAAAGAGTGCtaataaatatatctaaatataaaataactTTGATATACTTTTACaatctaagttatttgattttaaaataataggctctgataccaattataagtataaaaactATAATCATGCTTTTGTTATGTGAACAAACTTGAATGTCAGAAtcaaaattaaataatgatatatcaagatcaagattataaatCTTTTGATATCATTTAGAAAAGTCTTTATCTGATGTGTAAGTATACTATTATTTGATTCGAAGAAAACATTGATACTGATCTACAATAAAAACTAGATTTATCTATTCATCTTAACATATTCTTCATAAGACCATTATAAACGATGTAAACGATGAAACAAAGACTAGGAGATAAAGAGAATATATGTAATCTCTCAATCTATATTATAATATAACATATTGAGTAACTAAAAGGTCATAATTATTTATACACGAAAACAAATGATttatgataagtaattaggagagtagCTCGTCGTCTCTtaagaaattttatcataaataaattttatttttattatcttataatcataataaaaatctaattaaatatataagatatcttatctaattaatcgAATCACTCAACTTTAGTTACTATTTATATACTCATTTTTAATAAAGTGTGAAGATGCTGCCTTCCACTACAGTAAAGAACCCTCGGTTTTTCTGTGCCTATAAAAAGAGGAGGCATTCGCCTCCAACCAACATAAGCCAGAGACAGAGCCTCGAGGATCCCATCTTGTGAGTGCTTCTGAGAAGATGTCCTGCTGTGGTGGCAACTGCGGATGCGTCTCTGGCTGCAACTGCGGCAGTGGCTGCGGAGGGTAGCGATCACCGCTCTCTGTTCTGTTGTCATCTTCTCTGGATATCGTCATCTTTCCATGCTCCGATGAATGCTCATGCTCTTCTCTAAATGCAGCTGCAAGATGTACGCCGACCTGGGCGGGGAGCGTGGCACCAACACTGCAGGAATCGTCGACCTTGGCGCCGCAACCCAGAAAGGGTCTTTGATCTTACTCCTAAAACTTAATCTGCATTGCATACAACAAAATATCATAATTCCAAGCGAAcgatgaaagaaaaggagatcttGCAGTcctctaaaacatctgcttttaaGTGCAAAACAGAAATGATTCTAGTTCTTGAGTTGTCACGTATATCTACATAAAGATGTAATGCTTCTGCTGTCTGTCCTGTTAAAATGAGTTGGATTTTGCAGGCGAATTGATGGGCACGAGGTGGCGGACGGGTCTGAGAGtggaggctgcgactgcaacaaATGCAACTGCGGTAGCAGCTGCAGCTGTGCTTGCTGCGGCTGTAACTGAGGCTTTCAAGAGCCAATGGAGGCCATGCTCTACTTCTTAAGTGACATTTAATATCATATGTGAGAGGGCATGGCCAAATCTAAATAAGAGGAGTATAATAAGCAGAGCTGTATCGACTTTTATCATGAATGATATTTCTCCTTAAGTAgcactaaatattatatatatatatatatatatatatatatatatatatatatatatatatatatatatatatatatatatatatatatatatatcttttataaCTACTGGTAAAGGATTGCATCTGATACAAACACTTTGAAAAATATTAAGGTTTTGTTTTAGCACCATCACAAAATATTGAAAGATTGCTTCTTTAAATTATTCAAAGGAGCAACCTTTGCAACCTCAGAGTAGGACTGCTACTCTGCAGCCTGGGAGGCCAAGCCTTGAGTTACAAAGATAATCTCTTCAAGGGTAAGATTGCATACACACTGACCCTTATTAAATCCTGCATTGATGAAAGATTTATGCATTGTATATGTCATTTTCACAATCACAAATCATATGTAGGAGTCCATGATTTTGCAATATGTTGGATCTACTGCCAACCTGCAGCAGATCACTTTTGCCAACTCATATGATGTTGTGTCAGATAGATATTCTGAAAGGTTGTATTAATTTATAGCTAACAGAGggggaagaaagggaagaaaattgaTGATGCAAAAGCATGTCACAGTACATCAGAAGTGATAgtgagagctcagcaagtgaacaGTTTGGATGTTGAAGATAGGTTGTCTAGTAATATTCTCACAGCTTTTTGTCAAACTTCTGACCTACCACCCACCAGTCCAAACCCCCTCCTATCAGCTTAATCAAGTGGACCTTTGTGACATCCCCTCTCCTGTTGAAGAACATCATCACCTTCACACCCACGAGTAATTGGAGAGGAGAGGGCTGCAACCATGTTAAGAAAGGTGAAGAGGTGGGTGTTTTGGGGTGGGGGGGGTGGTGTTTGAGGGGTGGTAGCTCTCAAGATAGAGCTATCCCCCATTTGGTGACTTGGTAGCTCTCACGATAGACAGGGCACCTGCATGGCAAGTCTCAAGCCACATGAATAGGTGCCATGCTCTCCAGGAAACAGACAATTCTTTGGCTTCTTTCCTCATGACTGTgcccatatcatcatcatcatgatgaAGAAATCCCAGAGTCCAACCACCTCAACATCCAGATCTACAAGCAAAAAATTGACATCTTGGACACTATAGACAAAAATTAAAAGGACTACTGAACAACACAAGCATTTTCATGCTCAATTATGTGAAAACAGTCGCATGATAGCCAACACCCCCAAACAACTTGCAAATGTAATAAATTTTACATCATCACATCACAACATCTACTGTGTCACATAGCAGACAGGCAAGCCTGCAGCAACTTGAAAATGAAATGCTAATTTACATGTCCATCATGCTGCAAAGTAGATGGACAGGCCTACAACTTCTTCAAACTTGAATATGGTTTACCTTCCAAAGATTGTGAATTTTAGCCTAAGAAACAGATCCAAACTCACCGGAACCAGATGTGTACATATAACAACCAAAAGAACCATAAGCTTCAAACTTGCTGGCAGAGAGAACTGGCAACACAAGATTGGTGAAAGAGACTGCTTACTTGACTGCTTTTGCTTTTCAGAATGCAAGAATCTACAGAAGCAATTGATTCCCTCAACAGCAGTTATTGGAGATTTCAAATCTGGTAGCTATGTGAACTGCAATTCAATTATCAAGGCTTGTCCACCATGTCCTCGCTATCAGTAATACACCCAGAGCCACGGCTCATCTTACTAAACGATCCCATAGCCGAAGTTTTGAAGCTACTACTTTCTGCACTAAAGTTATGGGACCTCCTTGACCTCCTTAGCTTAGAGGTGGTGCCCTTTTCCCCTTCATCTTTGTCATGAGTCTTGGCGACCACCAATCTGGCAATGTTGCAGCGGCAGAAGGGGCATGATGGTGAAGGCAAGCACAAGGTTGTGGGATTTGGCTTGTTGTGGCAGCAAAGAGCCAACATGCAATGAGCACACATCTGGTGCCCACAGTCTTTGACCTCAATAGTGCAGACTTGGTCGAAGCAAATGGAACAAAGCTCTGTATCACTCGCCTGCAAGATTTTTACCCCCACATTAATTGAATCTAAAACAAATTCTGACTTCGTGCCCTCTTGACTATAAGaaatataatatgaaaattgtCTATAAGATCTACAGTAGAAAAGATCGTATAAGCACAAGATCTACAGTAGAAATTAGTACAATACAAAAAGGTTTTATTGACAATTGAACAGTTCAAAGATATGTAGTAGGATGACAGGATGTAGACAAAAGTACAAATATCAACTTGTAAGCAATGTCAGATGTTCGTCATCAAGATTACAGTAAACATAAAACAAGTAGGTATAACCTGACAATTAGAATCATGTTTAAACTAATGATACAATGTTATCACCTTAAACTAACCAAAGGAAGCATAAATAAATTTCCACCAGCAACTTAAGCACCACCATAAACTTAAAGCCAAGCAACAATTGTAGGTGTAAAAAACTATCAGCCTGGCACCAATTGTACCTGTTGCTAATAATCATTATCACTAGCAAACATGGATACACATTGCTGCATATGAATCCAATCAGGAAGTTGCCATACCTCAGAACTATCATCAGGAATTGCTGCATCCCAATGTGCAGGCGGTGACAATGAATATTTTGTTCCCTCCAagatcttcttctctctttccttATTAGCCTCCGTTAGAGCAACCTCTAGCAGAGCCTTTGCGTCTGGACCAAGTTCACTGATTACCTTCAATGGAGAAGGCCAAACCAGTGGTTCGGCTGCTGATGGGTTTAGAAGAGCTGCACAAGCTCCATGGTTTCGCTTGAGGGCAACAGCATACGGTATTCGCCTACAAACAGAAATCAGCAAAATGATGATAAACAGACAAAAGTCTAATATCCTAGTATATTGTAAAATATTGGTAGATTTTGAATTCACCAAAGATTTCTAACATCCAAACTAATAGCCAAAGAACCTACAAAAATTAATAAACAAGTCCTAATATATAACAATTTTGTTATTAAAAGATCAAGAAATGTTATCATTTTCTTTATTAAAAATGATTCATTTCATAGCTAGAATATCAGTGAGATAAGCTGCGGGTATTAGATCTCTTAGGTCAACTTTTTGTATttctatatattaatatatatgatAAATCTAATGGTCCAGCTGCTGATTCCTAGAAATCTGAAACTGCATGGTTGGTCAGATAACACACAGCAAAATAAGTCGATTAATCAAAGGGTCTAGAGCAAGATATTGGATGAAGAATTCAAAATTAATTCTGTGATCAATTTGTTTAGAAACCCATTTGGACACCAGGCAATTATTAGTTCGGATCTCTCCAAGGGTATAGAAAAAGGTCCAAAGGACACAGCTTACTCACCCAGCTGAATCCCTTTGAAGCCGATCCGCTCCCCATGCAAGCAATTTGCGAACACAATCCAAACTCCCTCCATGAGCTGCCAAGTGCAGAGGGGTGCTCCCAGGATAACTGGGATCGGAGTCTATTAGTTCATGGCACAAACTCCAAACACACAGCTTGTGGTAGTAGGTCATGTGCTTGAAAGCAAAAAATCAATGAAGTCATAAACATACCCATATCCACCACCAGTCGAAGCACAAACAAGAGCTCCATGGTCTAAAAGAATGTGGACACAATCCGGCCGTCTTTGCTTTGCTGCAAGGTGTAAAGGCGTCGCCCCATTGTCATCTCTAACATTTACAAACCGGGCAAATCCCCTGTAGTTTCATCAAACATACACATGGAACGATCAGAAGACGGTTTAGTATCTTAAAAAATGCCAAAAATCATCAATCAACAACGAGACTAGTGACTTCAAAAGAACCCACCAAGAATCAGCGACGCCAGTTGATCGGGCAGCGGATATAATGGCTTGAAGACAATTTGAATGACCATAATAAGCAGCATGATGAAGGCAAGTTCTTCCATTTAGCGAATCGAACATCAGAATCTAACCAAACGAAACTAAAACCAGATCATCCTCCCACTAGATTGAATCCTTTTAGCGAACAGATCaaccaaaaaaaaatctttagatGAAAAAAAGATAGAATCTTGGGCTCACATTTGCCCCGGCCTCGAGTAGCTTTTGCACACAGGCAATCTTTCCGTGCATCGCAGCCAGCATCAATGGAGTCTAGAGTACAACCAGATCCCGCAAAAATCAGATATTTCACCATATTgccgaaagaaaaaggaagaaaagatcAAGTATATATGGTATCCCCACCTGTTTATGCCGATTGGCTATATCAGGATTTCCGTATTTTTCCAGCACCAACGTCAAGACCTGCACATGTTTCCATAGATTACAAATAAAGAAACGGAAGTGCGGAAAAAGGAGATGTCTTCGGGCACGGGATCCTCACCTCGACGCGCCCATTGGCAGCGGCGATGTGGAGTGCGGAAAGGCGATCGTAGATGGTGGCGCGGCGGAGCAACGATGGATCTTCATCGATGGCGCTGCGCACTGTCTCCAAGTGGCCATCTTGGACGGCGCTGAAGAAGCCATGCTCGTAGCTCGACCCGGCGCAGCTCACCCCCTGGCCCATCCCGTGCCGCTcgtcccccctctctctctctccaagcaCCGGACGGGCGTACAAGGAGGAGCGGGAGCAGAGGAGAGACAAGGGAGGGGAGGAAGACGAGAGAGGCTGCTGAGAGGTTTTGTTCACTAATCTCATCGGTTTAAGGTAATAAGCAAGCGTAACTTATTGCAGATCAAGTCACCCACCGGTGAAGTTACCGCATTCGGCAAAAAAGGGAAGCTTTTGTCATGGCATTAGTTGAATAATTATTTACAAATTTTCATATTATATATGTCCATATCTTCTGCAAAAGATAAATTTTCTGTAAATTCATTTACATGCATATGAATTATTCCTATAAAAATAAAtacttttaaaattataaataaataactatATGTAAAGAACAAGACAAGACTATGGAGCAGACTCTTTCATGTGACTATAACACTTGGTCAAAGTTAGCATGCAGATTTTGAATGAGCTGCCATGtgtccattattatttttttgatattagcAGAACATGGCACAGAATTCTTTGTGATGTACCAATAAAACTCTGACCAATCTCAAACATCATGTATTTGCATTAAGGTAGTATTAGAGAGTATCAATATAAATACGTGCTTTTAATCCAATACTAAGGTTTGTGGTTTATTATTACTCGCGGTGACTGCAAGCACCGCGTCGCTGCAGCTACAAATAAAAAATAGTAGCGCAGTGCGACAGCGGTGAGATATTTTTAGGTGGTGAACGGGTGCAGCTCCTGTTTCTTTAGACCCGGCGACCAGACACTGCAGACTCGCTAGGGATTGGGTTTCGACC
Proteins encoded:
- the LOC103992144 gene encoding metallothionein-like protein 2C, whose protein sequence is MSCCGGNCGCVSGCNCGSGCGGCKMYADLGGERGTNTAGIVDLGAATQKGRIDGHEVADGSESGGCDCNKCNCGSSCSCACCGCN
- the LOC103992145 gene encoding E3 ubiquitin-protein ligase XB3; protein product: MGQGVSCAGSSYEHGFFSAVQDGHLETVRSAIDEDPSLLRRATIYDRLSALHIAAANGRVEVLTLVLEKYGNPDIANRHKQTPLMLAAMHGKIACVQKLLEAGANILMFDSLNGRTCLHHAAYYGHSNCLQAIISAARSTGVADSWGFARFVNVRDDNGATPLHLAAKQRRPDCVHILLDHGALVCASTGGGYGYPGSTPLHLAAHGGSLDCVRKLLAWGADRLQRDSAGRIPYAVALKRNHGACAALLNPSAAEPLVWPSPLKVISELGPDAKALLEVALTEANKEREKKILEGTKYSLSPPAHWDAAIPDDSSEASDTELCSICFDQVCTIEVKDCGHQMCAHCMLALCCHNKPNPTTLCLPSPSCPFCRCNIARLVVAKTHDKDEGEKGTTSKLRRSRRSHNFSAESSSFKTSAMGSFSKMSRGSGCITDSEDMVDKP